A DNA window from Thermococcus sp. 4557 contains the following coding sequences:
- the nadA gene encoding quinolinate synthase NadA produces MEKETLIAEIERLKEERNAIIMAHNYQLPEVQDVADFLGDSLELARKAVDVDADVIVFAGVDFMAETAKILNPEKTVLLPAKTATCAMANMLKVEHILRAKEQYPDAPVVLYVNTTAKTKAYADVTVTSANAVKIVEKLDSDVVIFGPDKNLAHHVAKVTGKKVIPVPEYGHCYVHRKFTVEDVERARKLYPNAKLMVHPECEPEVQERADIIVSTGGMIKRAPEHDEWVVFTEHEMVYRLGKLYPDIKFHPAREDAVCIGMKAIALNHVYESLRDMKYRVEVPEDIAEKARKAIERMLEMS; encoded by the coding sequence ATGGAGAAGGAGACGCTCATAGCTGAGATTGAACGCCTGAAGGAGGAGCGCAACGCCATAATAATGGCCCACAACTACCAGCTACCTGAGGTTCAGGATGTGGCGGATTTCCTCGGTGACAGCCTTGAGCTGGCTAGGAAGGCCGTTGATGTTGATGCGGACGTCATCGTTTTTGCGGGCGTTGACTTCATGGCCGAGACCGCCAAAATCCTCAACCCTGAAAAGACAGTTCTCCTGCCGGCTAAAACGGCCACCTGCGCGATGGCCAACATGCTGAAGGTCGAGCACATCCTCAGGGCCAAAGAGCAGTATCCGGACGCTCCGGTGGTTCTCTACGTGAACACCACCGCCAAGACCAAGGCCTATGCTGACGTAACGGTAACCTCAGCCAACGCGGTCAAAATAGTCGAAAAGCTAGATTCCGACGTGGTAATCTTCGGCCCGGACAAGAACCTGGCCCACCACGTCGCCAAGGTCACAGGAAAGAAGGTCATCCCCGTCCCCGAGTACGGACACTGCTACGTTCACAGGAAGTTCACCGTCGAGGACGTGGAGCGCGCGAGGAAGCTCTACCCCAACGCCAAGCTGATGGTCCACCCCGAGTGCGAGCCGGAAGTGCAGGAAAGGGCCGACATAATAGTCTCCACGGGCGGGATGATAAAGCGCGCCCCCGAGCACGACGAGTGGGTCGTCTTCACCGAGCACGAGATGGTTTACAGGCTCGGGAAGCTCTACCCCGATATCAAGTTTCACCCCGCCAGGGAAGACGCGGTCTGCATCGGCATGAAGGCGATAGCCCTAAACCACGTCTACGAGTCGCTCAGGGACATGAAGTACCGGGTTGAAGTGCCGGAGGATATAGCGGAGAAGGCTAGGAAGGCCATCGAGAGGATGCTGGAGATGAGTTAA
- a CDS encoding IGHMBP2 family helicase yields MDEKLEKFISHLKVLVEMERKAEIEAMRLEMKRLSGREREKVGRAVLGLNGKVVGEELGYFLVKYGRDREIKTEISVGDLVVVSRRDPLKSDLVGTVVEKGKRFITVALETVPEWALKGVRIDLYANDITFKRWLENLEALRESGRKALELHLGLREPEESEALEFTPFDRSLNASQRRAVAKALGSPDFFLIHGPFGTGKTRTLAELIRQEVERGNRVLATAESNVAVDNLVERLVDSGLKVVRVGHPSRVSRSLHETTLAYLITRHELYGELRELRVIGQNLAEKRDTFTKPSPKYRRGLSDKEILRLASKGIGTRGVPARLIREMAEWIKINRQVQKTFDDARKLEERIAREIIREADVVLTTNSSAGLDVVDYGSYDVAIIDEATQATIPSVLIPINRAKRFVLAGDHKQLPPTILSEKAKELGNTLFEGLIERYPGKSEMLTVQYRMNERLMEFPSREFYGGRIEADESIRAITLADLGVKSPACDGLWNEVLRPENVLVFVDTSGREDRFERQRYGSESRENPLEARLVKEVVEKLLELGLNPEWIGVITPYDDQRDLIRSLLPEEVEVKTVDGYQGREKEVIVLSFVRSNRKGELGFLKDLRRLNVSLTRAKRKLILIGDSSTLSVHPTYKRLVEFVSERETVVDATGLTKPPSSMSIDNVREILGISKTKDSIDVPEDAEKVREKDRDRMRSIYEGTSYNPF; encoded by the coding sequence ATGGACGAAAAACTGGAGAAGTTCATCTCTCACCTCAAGGTGCTCGTCGAGATGGAGCGTAAGGCCGAGATAGAGGCCATGCGCCTGGAGATGAAAAGGCTCAGCGGGCGCGAGAGGGAAAAGGTCGGGAGGGCCGTTCTGGGACTCAACGGGAAGGTCGTCGGGGAGGAGCTGGGCTACTTTTTGGTGAAATACGGCCGCGATAGAGAGATAAAGACCGAGATAAGCGTTGGCGATCTGGTGGTTGTCAGCAGGAGGGACCCGCTGAAGAGCGACCTGGTTGGAACGGTCGTCGAGAAGGGGAAGCGGTTCATAACGGTCGCCCTTGAAACCGTCCCGGAGTGGGCCCTAAAGGGAGTCCGCATCGACCTCTACGCCAACGACATAACCTTCAAGCGCTGGCTTGAGAACCTTGAGGCCCTTCGCGAGAGCGGGAGGAAGGCGCTGGAGCTTCACCTCGGTCTGAGGGAGCCGGAAGAAAGTGAGGCCCTTGAGTTCACGCCCTTTGATAGGAGCCTGAACGCGAGCCAGAGGAGGGCGGTCGCCAAAGCCCTTGGAAGCCCGGACTTCTTCCTTATCCACGGGCCCTTTGGAACCGGAAAGACGAGAACTCTGGCCGAGCTGATAAGGCAGGAGGTGGAGAGGGGCAACAGGGTTCTGGCAACGGCGGAGAGCAACGTTGCCGTGGACAATCTCGTGGAGAGACTCGTTGACTCCGGTTTGAAGGTCGTCCGCGTCGGCCACCCGAGCAGGGTCTCAAGGAGCCTCCACGAGACGACCCTGGCTTACCTCATAACCCGGCATGAACTCTACGGCGAGCTGAGGGAGCTGAGGGTTATCGGCCAGAATCTGGCGGAAAAGCGCGACACGTTCACCAAACCATCGCCGAAGTACAGGCGCGGGCTGAGCGACAAGGAGATACTCAGGCTGGCCTCGAAGGGCATCGGGACGAGGGGCGTTCCGGCAAGGCTGATCAGGGAGATGGCGGAGTGGATTAAGATCAACCGGCAGGTCCAGAAGACCTTCGACGATGCCAGAAAGCTTGAGGAGAGAATAGCGAGGGAAATCATCCGAGAGGCGGACGTTGTTTTAACGACGAACTCCTCTGCGGGCCTCGACGTCGTTGACTACGGCTCCTACGACGTGGCGATAATAGACGAGGCTACCCAGGCAACCATCCCAAGCGTCCTCATACCCATAAACCGCGCGAAGCGGTTCGTTTTGGCCGGAGACCACAAGCAGCTGCCCCCGACGATACTCAGCGAGAAGGCCAAGGAGTTAGGCAATACGCTCTTCGAGGGACTGATTGAGCGCTATCCCGGGAAGAGCGAGATGCTCACAGTCCAGTACAGAATGAACGAAAGGCTCATGGAGTTCCCGAGCAGGGAGTTCTACGGCGGCCGGATAGAGGCGGACGAGAGCATCAGGGCGATAACCCTCGCCGACCTCGGGGTTAAAAGCCCCGCGTGCGATGGTTTGTGGAACGAAGTCCTCAGGCCGGAGAACGTCCTGGTCTTCGTGGACACCTCTGGAAGGGAAGACCGCTTCGAGAGACAGCGCTATGGGAGCGAGAGCAGGGAGAACCCGCTTGAGGCGAGGCTGGTTAAGGAGGTCGTTGAAAAACTCTTGGAGCTCGGTCTCAATCCGGAGTGGATTGGAGTGATTACCCCCTACGACGACCAGCGCGACCTGATACGCTCGCTCCTGCCGGAGGAGGTCGAGGTGAAGACTGTGGACGGCTACCAGGGAAGGGAAAAGGAGGTAATCGTCCTGTCCTTCGTCCGCTCCAACAGAAAGGGCGAGCTTGGTTTCTTAAAGGATCTGAGAAGGTTAAACGTCTCGCTGACGAGGGCCAAGAGGAAGCTGATTTTGATAGGCGATTCATCGACTTTGAGTGTCCATCCAACCTACAAACGGCTGGTGGAGTTTGTGAGTGAGAGGGAAACTGTGGTCGATGCAACAGGACTAACCAAACCGCCATCAAGTATGTCCATAGACAACGTGAGGGAAATTCTCGGGATTTCGAAGACGAAAGACTCAATAGACGTTCCAGAAGATGCCGAAAAAGTCAGGGAAAAGGACAGGGACAGAATGCGGTCAATATATGAGGGCACATCCTACAATCCTTTTTAA
- a CDS encoding L-aspartate oxidase, which yields MTSVGIIGSGAAGLTAAIALARRGFDMTVIGRGIKESNSYLAQAGIAFPILDGDSPRAHVLDTITAGKYLNDEETVWSVISKAGEAYDFLLSIGLEFETNETEGGHSFHRVFTVRNETGKHLMKVLYLAAREAGVHFVEGIVEELAVREGKAYGVFLDGELLTFDATVIATGGFASLFKYTAGSPLNLGTLIGDAIMKGAPARDLEFVQFHPTGYVGKNGVFLISEAVRGAGAKLVTEDGERFVNELSTRDIVARAIYNQMKAGRRVFLDATGIEGFKKRFPQIYAFLRKDGIDPARDLIPVSPIAHYTMGGIAVDLWYRTAVKNLYAVGEASCNGFHGANRLASNSLLECLVSGLEVARTIARDKPRRGDVKEPAYHGYGAGDVDSLRELLWNHAGIVRSAKTLKEGLRELEGIEADPRLKLLARGVLECALAREESRGAHYREDFPAMSKSLERPSFFDGRCRL from the coding sequence ATGACCAGCGTTGGAATCATCGGAAGCGGTGCCGCGGGATTAACCGCTGCAATAGCCCTTGCGAGACGGGGCTTCGACATGACGGTCATCGGAAGGGGAATAAAGGAGAGCAACTCCTACCTTGCCCAGGCCGGGATAGCCTTTCCCATTCTCGACGGAGATTCTCCCAGAGCCCATGTTCTCGACACGATCACGGCCGGCAAGTATCTCAACGATGAGGAGACCGTATGGAGCGTCATCTCGAAGGCGGGGGAGGCCTACGACTTTCTGCTCTCAATAGGCCTTGAGTTCGAGACCAACGAGACCGAGGGGGGGCACTCATTCCACCGCGTCTTCACCGTAAGAAACGAGACCGGAAAGCACCTCATGAAAGTCCTCTATCTGGCCGCCAGGGAAGCGGGCGTTCACTTCGTTGAGGGCATTGTCGAGGAGCTGGCGGTGAGGGAGGGCAAGGCCTACGGGGTCTTTCTCGACGGAGAGCTTCTTACGTTCGATGCCACCGTTATAGCCACGGGCGGCTTTGCCTCGCTCTTCAAGTACACCGCCGGTTCGCCCCTCAACCTCGGCACCCTCATAGGCGACGCTATAATGAAGGGTGCCCCAGCGAGGGATCTGGAGTTCGTCCAGTTCCACCCGACCGGCTACGTCGGCAAGAACGGCGTTTTCCTCATCAGCGAGGCCGTCAGGGGAGCGGGAGCAAAGCTGGTAACCGAAGACGGCGAGCGCTTCGTGAACGAGCTCTCCACGAGGGACATCGTCGCTAGGGCGATATATAACCAGATGAAGGCCGGCAGGAGAGTCTTCCTCGATGCAACCGGCATAGAGGGCTTCAAGAAACGCTTCCCTCAGATATACGCTTTCCTGAGGAAGGACGGAATCGACCCGGCCAGAGACCTCATTCCAGTCTCTCCGATAGCCCACTACACGATGGGCGGGATAGCGGTTGACCTCTGGTATAGAACTGCCGTTAAGAACCTCTACGCGGTGGGTGAAGCTTCCTGCAACGGCTTCCATGGGGCGAACAGACTCGCCAGCAATTCCCTCCTTGAGTGCCTCGTTTCTGGCCTTGAAGTTGCAAGAACCATAGCGAGGGATAAGCCGAGGCGGGGGGACGTGAAGGAGCCGGCATATCACGGCTACGGGGCCGGGGACGTTGACTCGCTGAGGGAACTCCTGTGGAATCACGCCGGAATCGTTAGGAGTGCGAAGACCCTTAAGGAGGGCCTTAGGGAACTGGAGGGAATCGAGGCAGACCCTAGGTTAAAGCTGCTCGCGAGGGGAGTCCTTGAGTGTGCCCTCGCAAGGGAAGAAAGCCGGGGCGCCCACTACCGCGAGGACTTTCCGGCTATGAGCAAATCCCTCGAGAGACCGAGCTTCTTCGACGGAAGGTGCAGGCTCTAA
- the pdxS gene encoding pyridoxal 5'-phosphate synthase lyase subunit PdxS, producing the protein MGKLHVIEAKGTDRLKRGFAKMVKGGVIMDVTNAEQARIAEEAGAVSVMALHRVPADIRKAGGVARMAPIEKIQEIMDAVTIPVMAKVRIGHVAEAKILEALGVDMIDESEVLTPSDPYFHIDKREFNVPFVCGNRNLGEAVRRIWEGAAMMRTKGEAGTGNIIEAVRHVRLLRDNIALLQRMTDEQVYGVAEKFAEPYFRLAFEVREISGLPRHVLENEPIYGSYTYREIVDGLYKILLEIRKLGRLPVVNFAAGGVATPADAALMMQMGMDGVFVGSGIFKSSQPEKMARAIVEAVNHWDEPDVLVEISKEIGEPMRGQEIEELEVRLEERGV; encoded by the coding sequence ATGGGAAAGCTCCACGTTATAGAGGCCAAGGGCACGGACAGGCTGAAGCGCGGTTTTGCCAAGATGGTTAAGGGCGGAGTGATAATGGACGTCACGAACGCGGAGCAGGCCAGAATAGCGGAGGAAGCCGGTGCGGTTTCGGTCATGGCCCTCCACAGGGTTCCGGCGGACATCAGGAAGGCCGGCGGCGTGGCGAGGATGGCCCCGATAGAGAAGATTCAGGAGATAATGGACGCGGTGACCATTCCGGTTATGGCGAAGGTCAGGATCGGCCACGTCGCCGAGGCGAAAATACTCGAAGCTCTGGGCGTTGACATGATTGACGAGAGCGAGGTTCTCACGCCTTCTGACCCCTACTTCCACATAGACAAGCGCGAGTTCAACGTCCCCTTCGTCTGCGGCAACAGGAACCTCGGTGAGGCCGTCAGGAGGATATGGGAAGGCGCGGCAATGATGAGGACGAAGGGCGAGGCTGGGACTGGAAACATCATCGAGGCGGTAAGGCACGTCCGCCTTCTCAGGGACAACATAGCACTCCTCCAGCGCATGACGGATGAGCAGGTCTACGGAGTGGCTGAAAAGTTCGCGGAGCCTTATTTCAGGCTGGCCTTCGAGGTCAGGGAAATCAGCGGTCTGCCAAGGCACGTTCTCGAGAACGAGCCAATCTATGGTTCCTACACCTACCGCGAGATAGTTGACGGCCTCTACAAGATACTCCTCGAAATAAGGAAGCTTGGAAGGCTTCCGGTCGTCAACTTTGCCGCCGGAGGAGTCGCCACCCCTGCAGACGCCGCGCTGATGATGCAGATGGGCATGGACGGCGTCTTCGTCGGCTCGGGAATCTTCAAGAGCTCCCAGCCTGAGAAGATGGCCAGGGCCATAGTCGAGGCCGTTAACCACTGGGACGAGCCGGACGTTCTCGTTGAGATAAGCAAGGAGATCGGCGAGCCGATGCGCGGCCAGGAGATCGAGGAGCTCGAAGTTCGCCTTGAGGAGAGGGGCGTCTGA
- the nadC gene encoding carboxylating nicotinate-nucleotide diphosphorylase, which yields MISLSYLLRFLEEDAPFGDVTSEAVVPEGIRAKAVIIAKQKGIIAGVEEAKALFEHFGVTVSVRKRDGEEVKRGDVILELEGDARSILLVERTALNIMGRMSGIATEVRRLVEKVKAVNPKVRVAGTRKTLLKPLDKRAILIGGGEPHRFSLSDAVLIKDNHLALVPLEEAIRRAKSFSVYKVVEVEVESLEDALKAAKAGADVVMLDNMSPAEIAETVEALRREGLHERVKIEVSGGITPENIEEYAVLDIDVISLGYLTHSVRNFDVSLEIIGKL from the coding sequence ATGATCTCTCTTTCATATCTGCTCAGGTTCCTTGAGGAGGACGCTCCCTTCGGCGACGTCACGAGTGAGGCGGTGGTTCCGGAGGGAATCAGGGCCAAGGCAGTAATAATTGCGAAGCAGAAAGGAATAATAGCGGGCGTTGAAGAAGCCAAGGCCCTCTTCGAGCACTTCGGGGTCACGGTTTCGGTCAGAAAACGCGACGGCGAGGAAGTGAAGAGGGGAGACGTAATCCTCGAGCTTGAGGGCGACGCCCGCTCGATACTCCTCGTCGAGAGGACGGCTTTGAACATTATGGGCAGGATGAGCGGGATTGCGACCGAGGTCAGAAGGCTCGTCGAGAAGGTTAAGGCCGTAAACCCTAAGGTTCGCGTTGCAGGGACGAGGAAGACCCTCCTCAAGCCGCTGGACAAGCGGGCAATACTTATCGGCGGCGGGGAGCCTCACCGCTTCTCGCTGAGCGACGCGGTGCTCATAAAGGACAACCACCTCGCTCTCGTTCCGCTGGAGGAGGCCATAAGGCGCGCCAAGTCTTTCAGCGTTTACAAGGTCGTCGAGGTTGAGGTCGAGAGCCTTGAGGATGCCCTCAAAGCGGCAAAGGCCGGGGCGGACGTGGTGATGCTTGACAACATGAGTCCGGCCGAGATAGCTGAGACGGTCGAGGCTCTAAGGCGTGAGGGCCTTCACGAGAGGGTGAAAATCGAAGTCTCCGGCGGGATAACTCCTGAAAACATCGAGGAGTACGCGGTGCTCGACATCGACGTCATAAGCCTCGGCTACCTCACACACTCGGTCAGAAACTTCGACGTCAGCCTTGAGATAATTGGAAAGCTTTGA
- the guaB gene encoding IMP dehydrogenase has translation MGKFEHKLVNAIKGYTFDDVLLIPQATEVEPKDVDVSTKITPNVRLNIPILSAAMDTVTEWEMAVAMAREGGLGVIHRNMGIEEQAEMVRKVKRAERFIVEDVITIGPDETLDYALFLMERNDIDGLPVVGEDGRIVGIVTKKDIAAKEGSLVREVMTGEVITVGEDVSVEEALDVMVANRIARLPVVDGNGRLVGIITMSDLMMRKKYRNAVRDENGDLLVAAAVGPFDIERAKALDRAGVDVIVVDTAHAHNLKAIRAMKEIRKAVDADLIVGNIANPKAVDDLTFADAVKVGIGPGSICTTRVVAGVGVPQVTAIALVADRAQEYGLHVIADGGIRYSGDIVKAIAAGADAVMLGSLLAGTKEAPGKEVVINGRRYKQYRGMGSLGAMMKGGAERYYQKGHMKTKKFVPEGVEGVVPYKGPVSDVLYQLVGGLRSGMGYVGASSIAELKDKGEFVIITQAGVKESHPHDIFITNEAPNYPVGK, from the coding sequence ATGGGAAAATTTGAACACAAACTTGTTAATGCGATTAAGGGATACACCTTCGACGACGTTCTTCTAATACCCCAGGCGACCGAAGTCGAACCCAAGGACGTTGACGTCTCGACGAAGATAACCCCAAACGTCCGGCTGAACATACCGATTCTGAGCGCTGCCATGGACACCGTCACCGAGTGGGAAATGGCCGTTGCAATGGCCAGGGAGGGCGGCCTCGGCGTCATCCACAGGAACATGGGCATCGAGGAGCAGGCCGAGATGGTGAGGAAAGTCAAGCGCGCCGAGCGCTTCATAGTCGAGGACGTCATCACCATAGGCCCCGATGAAACCCTCGACTACGCGCTCTTCCTCATGGAGAGAAACGACATCGACGGCCTTCCGGTCGTTGGTGAGGACGGCAGGATAGTCGGCATCGTTACCAAGAAGGACATAGCCGCCAAAGAGGGCAGCCTCGTCAGGGAGGTCATGACCGGCGAGGTCATAACCGTCGGCGAGGACGTCTCCGTGGAAGAGGCACTTGATGTGATGGTGGCCAATAGAATAGCCCGGCTTCCAGTGGTCGATGGGAACGGCCGCCTCGTGGGAATAATCACGATGAGCGACCTCATGATGAGGAAGAAGTACAGGAACGCCGTTCGGGACGAGAACGGTGACCTCTTGGTTGCCGCAGCGGTGGGCCCCTTCGACATCGAGCGCGCCAAGGCCCTCGACAGGGCAGGCGTTGATGTAATCGTCGTTGACACAGCCCACGCCCACAACCTCAAGGCAATTCGGGCCATGAAGGAGATAAGAAAAGCCGTCGATGCCGATTTAATCGTTGGAAACATCGCCAATCCAAAAGCGGTTGACGACCTCACCTTTGCCGATGCCGTCAAGGTCGGAATTGGGCCGGGGAGCATATGCACCACGCGCGTCGTCGCTGGCGTCGGCGTCCCGCAGGTTACGGCAATAGCGCTCGTGGCAGACAGGGCCCAGGAATACGGACTCCACGTCATAGCCGACGGCGGAATCCGCTACTCCGGCGACATCGTCAAGGCCATCGCCGCTGGGGCTGACGCTGTCATGCTCGGCTCCCTCTTGGCTGGAACGAAGGAGGCCCCGGGCAAGGAGGTCGTCATCAACGGACGGCGCTATAAACAGTACCGCGGCATGGGCTCCCTCGGTGCGATGATGAAGGGAGGGGCGGAGCGCTACTACCAGAAGGGTCACATGAAGACCAAGAAGTTCGTTCCGGAGGGAGTCGAGGGCGTCGTGCCATACAAAGGACCGGTCAGCGACGTTCTCTACCAGCTCGTTGGAGGCCTCCGCTCTGGAATGGGCTACGTCGGGGCTTCAAGCATAGCCGAACTCAAGGACAAGGGTGAGTTCGTGATCATAACGCAGGCCGGCGTCAAGGAGAGCCACCCGCACGACATCTTCATAACCAACGAGGCGCCGAACTATCCTGTCGGGAAATAG